One genomic segment of Flavobacteriaceae bacterium includes these proteins:
- a CDS encoding AAA family ATPase, with protein MVNYLDSLNPEQKQAVLQKEGPMIIIAGAGSGKTRALIYRIAHLMNSGVDAFNILALTFTNKAAREMKERIAGIVGTNEAKNLWMGTFHSVFARILRAEADKLGFPSNFTIYDTQDSVRLMTAIIKEMELDKERYKPKQMVNRISSFKNSLITVTAYFNDSGLQETDLMASRPKTGEVYKEYVDRCFRAGAMDFDDLLLRTNELLTLFPETLAKYQDRFRYILVDEYQDTNHSQYLIVRALADRFQNICVVGDDSQSIYAFRGANIQNILNFQRDYPDVKTFKLEQNYRSTKNIVNAANSVIEKNKTKLNKEVWTSNEAGEPVKVMHTISDGEEGRFVAQSIFDNKMNFQLQNDQFAVLYRTNAQSRAIEDALRKKDIKYKIYGGISFYQRKEIKDILSYLRLLMNPNDEEALKRIINYPARGIGTTTIDKLIIAANHYKKSIFEILKHIDKIDLKINAGTKTKLQNFLHMILRFQIEAQTKNAYEITDIIVRETKLIRDLENDRTPEAISKVENVQELLNGIKDFITDKIETGEDASLPVFLEDVALATDFDSDKKDDTPRVSLMTVHLAKGLEFPYVYIVGLEENLFPSAMSMNTRTELEEERRLFYVALTRAEKQAYLSYAQTRYRWGKLTDGEPSRFIEEIDERFLEYLTPAIPVASVNKFIDVGLFEDTPKKNRFQKPIQRKKVVNKRAEQIAFKPPKNLKKVAQAMPHNTNLFDTKISVGNIVEHDRFGKGEVISLEGSGANKKAKIQFGTAGKKNLLLKFANLKILG; from the coding sequence TTGGTTAACTATTTAGACTCTTTAAACCCGGAGCAAAAGCAAGCTGTTTTACAAAAAGAAGGCCCTATGATTATTATTGCAGGAGCAGGTTCCGGCAAAACACGGGCATTAATATATCGCATAGCACATTTAATGAATAGCGGGGTGGATGCGTTTAACATTCTGGCACTTACTTTTACAAACAAAGCAGCCCGGGAAATGAAGGAGAGAATTGCAGGTATTGTTGGTACAAATGAGGCTAAAAACTTATGGATGGGTACCTTTCATTCTGTGTTTGCCAGAATTTTGCGGGCAGAAGCAGATAAATTAGGTTTTCCCTCGAATTTTACTATTTACGATACACAAGATTCAGTTCGTTTAATGACTGCGATTATCAAAGAAATGGAGTTGGATAAAGAACGATACAAACCAAAACAAATGGTCAACAGGATATCTTCTTTTAAAAATTCATTAATCACCGTAACAGCGTATTTTAATGATTCCGGTTTACAAGAAACAGATCTGATGGCAAGCAGACCTAAAACAGGAGAAGTTTATAAAGAATATGTGGACAGATGCTTTAGGGCCGGAGCTATGGATTTTGATGATTTATTGTTGAGAACCAATGAGCTACTTACTCTTTTTCCGGAAACGTTGGCAAAATACCAGGATCGATTCAGATATATTTTGGTAGATGAGTACCAAGATACCAATCACTCGCAATATCTAATCGTAAGAGCCCTGGCAGATCGTTTTCAGAATATCTGCGTAGTAGGAGATGATTCTCAAAGTATTTACGCATTTAGAGGAGCAAACATCCAAAATATCCTGAATTTTCAGAGAGATTATCCGGATGTAAAAACATTTAAATTAGAACAAAATTACAGGTCGACAAAAAATATTGTAAATGCGGCAAATTCGGTTATAGAAAAAAACAAAACCAAATTAAATAAAGAGGTTTGGACATCTAATGAAGCGGGAGAACCTGTCAAAGTAATGCATACCATTTCCGACGGTGAAGAAGGACGTTTTGTAGCACAATCTATTTTTGATAACAAAATGAATTTTCAATTACAGAATGACCAATTTGCTGTTTTATATCGTACCAATGCCCAATCCAGAGCAATAGAAGACGCATTGCGGAAAAAAGACATAAAATATAAGATATACGGAGGTATTTCATTTTATCAAAGAAAAGAAATCAAAGACATTCTGTCCTATTTGAGACTGTTAATGAACCCCAATGACGAAGAAGCATTAAAAAGAATCATAAACTACCCGGCGAGAGGTATTGGCACTACGACTATAGATAAATTGATTATTGCGGCGAATCACTACAAAAAATCAATATTTGAGATACTAAAACACATTGATAAAATCGATTTAAAAATCAACGCAGGAACAAAAACAAAGCTTCAGAACTTCCTGCATATGATTTTGCGCTTTCAAATAGAAGCACAAACTAAAAATGCATATGAAATTACAGATATTATAGTAAGGGAAACGAAGTTGATCAGAGACTTGGAAAATGACAGAACTCCCGAAGCAATCAGCAAAGTTGAAAATGTACAAGAGCTTTTAAATGGTATCAAAGATTTTATTACAGATAAAATAGAAACAGGGGAGGATGCCTCATTACCTGTATTTTTAGAAGATGTAGCATTGGCAACCGATTTTGATTCCGATAAAAAAGACGATACCCCTAGGGTTTCTTTAATGACTGTTCACCTGGCAAAGGGGCTCGAATTTCCCTATGTATATATCGTTGGATTGGAAGAAAACTTATTTCCTTCGGCAATGAGTATGAATACAAGAACTGAACTGGAAGAAGAAAGAAGGCTTTTTTATGTTGCACTCACCAGGGCAGAAAAACAAGCATACTTAAGTTATGCACAAACACGATATCGATGGGGCAAACTTACTGACGGAGAACCCAGCAGGTTTATCGAAGAAATAGATGAGCGCTTTTTAGAATACCTTACCCCGGCAATACCTGTAGCGTCTGTTAATAAATTTATTGACGTAGGTTTATTTGAAGATACTCCCAAAAAAAATCGCTTTCAAAAACCGATACAGCGCAAAAAAGTAGTGAACAAACGAGCCGAACAAATCGCTTTTAAGCCGCCAAAAAACCTAAAAAAAGTTGCTCAGGCCATGCCTCACAATACAAATCTATTTGATACTAAAATTAGTGTAGGTAATATTGTGGAACATGATAGGTTTGGTAAAGGAGAAGTTATAAGCCTGGAAGGTTCGGGAGCTAACAAAAAAGCCAAAATTCAGTTCGGAACAGCAGGTAAGAAAAATTTATTGTTAAAATTTGCAAACTTAAAAATATTAGGGTAA
- a CDS encoding DUF4290 domain-containing protein, giving the protein MTFDLEYNSERPHLIIPEYGRHIQKLVDHCVALKTKEERNKMAKAIVRVMGNLQPHLRDVPDFKHKLWDQLYIMSDFKLEADAPYEKPSKEELQQKPEVLAYPKSASKYRFYGNNIQTMIDTALSWEDGDMKEALVFTIANHMKKCFLNWNKDTVEDEIIFNHLFELSNGKIDIRDTEESLIRSKNLLKKRNTQGQSKNNKNKNKNHQNNKNRKR; this is encoded by the coding sequence ATGACATTTGATTTGGAATACAACTCGGAAAGACCACACCTAATCATACCGGAATATGGAAGACATATTCAGAAACTGGTAGATCACTGCGTTGCTCTAAAAACAAAGGAAGAACGAAATAAGATGGCAAAAGCCATTGTACGGGTCATGGGTAATTTACAACCTCATCTTAGAGATGTACCGGATTTTAAACATAAATTATGGGATCAGCTATATATCATGTCCGATTTTAAATTAGAAGCAGATGCACCTTATGAGAAACCTTCTAAAGAAGAATTACAACAAAAACCGGAAGTATTAGCATATCCGAAATCTGCATCCAAATATCGTTTTTACGGGAACAATATTCAGACCATGATAGATACTGCATTGAGCTGGGAAGACGGAGATATGAAAGAAGCCTTGGTATTTACGATTGCGAATCACATGAAAAAGTGCTTTTTAAATTGGAATAAAGATACAGTAGAAGATGAAATCATTTTTAATCATTTATTTGAATTATCAAACGGTAAAATCGATATTAGAGACACCGAAGAAAGTTTGATCCGATCAAAGAATCTATTGAAAAAAAGAAATACACAAGGTCAATCTAAAAACAACAAAAACAAGAACAAAAACCACCAAAACAACAAAAATAGAAAAAGATAA
- the murA gene encoding UDP-N-acetylglucosamine 1-carboxyvinyltransferase: MASFKIEGGHQLKGTITPQGAKNEALQVICAVLLTPEKVTIHNIPDIADVNKLIFIFGALGVHIEKLGTNSYRFQANNINLKYLESPDFKRDGSALRGSIMILGPLLARFGKGYIPRPGGDKIGRRRLDTHFEGFIQLGATFRYNKEEHFYEVEAEKLYGSDMLLDEASVTGTANILMAAVLAEGTTTIYNAACEPYIQQLSKMLNSMGAKISGVGSNLLTIEGVTALEGCEHRILPDMIEIGSWIGVAVMTKSELTIKDVSWKNLGQIPNVFKKLGIQLIKKGDDIYIPRQENYEIQSYIDGSVLTVADAPWPGFTPDLLSIVLVIATQAKGTVLIHQKMFESRLFFVDKLIDMGAKVILCDPHRATVIGHNRTSQLKATKMSSPDIRAGISLLIAALSAKGTSIINNIEQIDRGYERIEARLKATGAKIERIEN; the protein is encoded by the coding sequence ATGGCTTCATTTAAAATAGAAGGAGGACACCAACTAAAAGGTACTATTACTCCGCAAGGAGCAAAAAATGAGGCGTTGCAGGTCATTTGCGCTGTGTTGCTAACTCCGGAAAAAGTGACCATTCACAATATTCCGGATATTGCAGATGTCAATAAGCTCATTTTTATATTTGGAGCACTGGGGGTTCATATTGAAAAGCTGGGAACAAATTCGTATCGTTTCCAGGCAAACAATATCAATTTAAAATATTTGGAATCACCGGACTTTAAAAGAGACGGAAGCGCATTAAGAGGATCTATTATGATTCTAGGCCCCTTATTGGCCCGCTTTGGAAAAGGGTATATTCCGAGACCCGGAGGAGATAAAATAGGACGAAGAAGATTAGATACGCATTTTGAAGGTTTTATCCAGTTAGGAGCCACTTTCAGGTATAATAAAGAAGAACATTTCTATGAAGTAGAAGCGGAAAAACTCTACGGATCCGATATGCTACTTGATGAGGCTTCCGTAACAGGGACAGCAAATATATTAATGGCTGCAGTACTGGCAGAAGGAACTACTACTATCTACAATGCCGCATGTGAACCTTATATTCAACAATTATCAAAAATGCTGAATAGCATGGGGGCAAAAATATCCGGTGTAGGGTCAAACCTATTGACAATAGAAGGAGTAACCGCCCTCGAAGGTTGCGAACACAGGATATTACCGGATATGATTGAAATCGGGAGTTGGATCGGAGTGGCTGTAATGACCAAATCGGAATTGACGATTAAAGATGTCAGCTGGAAAAACTTAGGGCAAATCCCCAATGTATTTAAAAAACTGGGAATACAACTCATAAAAAAAGGAGACGATATATATATCCCCAGGCAAGAAAACTATGAAATCCAAAGTTATATAGACGGCTCCGTATTGACGGTGGCTGACGCTCCCTGGCCCGGATTTACCCCGGATTTATTAAGCATTGTTTTAGTGATTGCAACACAGGCAAAAGGAACGGTTTTAATACATCAAAAAATGTTTGAAAGTCGCCTGTTCTTTGTAGATAAATTAATTGATATGGGGGCTAAAGTAATTTTATGTGATCCGCACAGGGCTACTGTAATTGGACACAACCGTACATCGCAGTTAAAAGCAACCAAAATGAGTTCTCCGGATATCAGAGCCGGGATTTCGCTGTTGATTGCCGCACTGTCAGCAAAAGGAACAAGCATTATCAATAATATTGAGCAAATCGACAGAGGATATGAGCGTATTGAAGCAAGATTAAAAGCTACCGGAGCTAAGATTGAAAGAATAGAGAATTAA
- the grpE gene encoding nucleotide exchange factor GrpE — translation MSTEENIQEEQKEDIKNDIADSQVEDNHEVEKEDPSQEELIQVEKDKYLRLFAEFENYKKRTSKERIELFKTAGQELMTSLLPILDDFDRGIAEIKKAKDKELLKGMKLINDKLKSTLTQKGLTEIKIKQGDTFDAEIHEAITQIPAPSDTLKGKIIETVEKGYKLGDKIIRYPKVVIGQ, via the coding sequence ATGAGTACAGAAGAAAATATACAAGAAGAACAAAAAGAAGACATAAAAAACGATATTGCTGATTCACAAGTTGAAGATAATCATGAAGTTGAAAAAGAGGATCCTTCTCAAGAAGAATTAATTCAGGTAGAAAAAGACAAATATTTACGGTTGTTCGCAGAGTTTGAAAACTATAAAAAACGAACCTCTAAAGAAAGAATAGAACTTTTTAAAACCGCCGGTCAGGAACTTATGACATCTTTACTGCCAATTTTGGATGATTTTGACAGAGGGATAGCAGAAATCAAAAAAGCAAAAGACAAAGAGTTACTAAAAGGAATGAAATTAATCAATGATAAGCTGAAAAGTACATTGACTCAAAAAGGATTGACAGAGATAAAAATAAAACAAGGCGATACTTTTGATGCGGAAATCCATGAAGCAATTACGCAAATTCCCGCACCTTCGGATACACTGAAAGGAAAAATTATTGAGACTGTGGAGAAAGGATATAAACTGGGAGATAAAATTATACGCTACCCAAAAGTAGTGATAGGACAGTAA
- the dnaJ gene encoding molecular chaperone DnaJ yields MAKQDYYEVLGISKSATASEIKKTYRKMAIKYHPDKNPGDKQAEEKFKRAAEAYEVLSDENKKARYDQFGHAAFEGGQGGFGGGGGMNMEDIFSQFGDIFEGAFGGGFGGFGGRQRQARVKGSNMRIRVKLTLEEIANGVEKKVKVRRKVQADGVSYKTCTTCNGSGQQTRVTNTILGRMQTATTCGTCGGAGEIISSKPNRSDAQGLIVKEETVSIQIPQGVTEGVQLKVGGKGNEAPGKNAISGDLLVVIEEIPHESLKREGVNIHYDLYINFSEAVLGVSKEIETVTGKVKINVEPGTQSGKILRLKGKGLPSIERYGKGDFLIHINVWTPQELNKEQRQFFEKTKNDANFTPDPKKSDKSFFEKVKDMFS; encoded by the coding sequence ATGGCAAAACAAGATTATTACGAAGTACTGGGAATTTCGAAATCGGCAACTGCGTCGGAGATTAAAAAAACATATCGCAAGATGGCGATTAAATACCATCCGGATAAGAACCCCGGAGATAAACAGGCAGAAGAAAAATTTAAGCGGGCTGCAGAAGCTTATGAAGTACTGAGTGACGAGAATAAAAAAGCCAGGTATGACCAATTTGGTCATGCGGCCTTTGAAGGCGGGCAAGGAGGATTTGGCGGCGGCGGAGGAATGAATATGGAAGACATATTCAGTCAATTTGGAGATATTTTTGAAGGCGCTTTTGGTGGTGGATTTGGAGGGTTCGGAGGCCGCCAAAGACAAGCCAGAGTAAAAGGAAGCAATATGCGTATTCGTGTAAAACTTACGCTGGAAGAAATTGCAAATGGAGTAGAGAAGAAGGTAAAAGTGAGAAGGAAAGTACAAGCAGACGGAGTTTCTTACAAAACCTGTACTACGTGTAACGGTTCCGGGCAACAAACCAGGGTAACCAATACCATTTTAGGTAGAATGCAAACCGCAACCACCTGTGGAACTTGTGGAGGGGCCGGTGAAATCATCAGTAGTAAGCCTAACAGATCCGATGCCCAGGGACTCATAGTTAAAGAAGAAACAGTATCTATTCAGATTCCCCAGGGAGTAACCGAGGGTGTCCAACTAAAGGTAGGAGGGAAAGGAAACGAAGCACCCGGAAAAAACGCGATTTCGGGAGATTTGTTAGTAGTCATTGAAGAAATACCACACGAATCCCTCAAAAGAGAAGGCGTTAATATACATTATGATTTATACATAAACTTTTCGGAAGCTGTATTGGGAGTCAGCAAAGAAATTGAAACAGTTACGGGAAAAGTAAAAATTAATGTGGAACCGGGAACACAGTCAGGTAAAATTTTACGATTAAAAGGCAAAGGATTACCCAGTATTGAAAGATATGGTAAAGGAGATTTTCTAATTCATATCAATGTTTGGACACCACAGGAATTAAATAAAGAGCAAAGGCAATTTTTCGAGAAAACTAAAAATGATGCTAACTTTACACCTGATCCTAAAAAATCAGATAAGTCATTTTTTGAAAAAGTAAAAGATATGTTCTCTTAA
- a CDS encoding aconitate hydratase — protein MAFDIEMIKKVYERVAERVDTAKSLIGKPLTLAEKILYAHLWDGNPNKIFTRGKDYVHFAPDRIACQDATAQMALLQFMQAGKEKAAVPATVHCDHLIQAKVGASQDLQSALNTSNEVFNFLESVSNKYGIGFWKPGAGIIHQVVLENYAFPGGMMIGTDSHTVNAGGLGMLAIGVGGADAVDVMAGMPWELKFPKLIGVKLTGKLSGWTAPKDVILKVAEILTVKGGTGAIVEYFGQGATDMSCTGKGTVCNMGAEIGATTSTFGYDESMERYLKATDRADVAEAANKVKEYLTGDKEVYENPEQYFDQVIEINLSELTPLLNGPFTPDLSTPVGKQMTEKANANSWPLQVEWGLIGSCTNSSYEDLSRASSIAQQALDRGLTTKAEFGINPGSEQVRYTAERDGILEVFEKLNAKIFTNACGPCIGQWARYEDPKNAPKNSIVHSFNRNFAKRADGNPNTHAFVSSPEIVAAIAIAGRLDFNPITDTLINKNGEEVMLEEPKGWELPPKGFEVEDDGYIAPEIDGSKVEVVVSPTSDRLQLLTPFTPIGNEIKGAKLLIKAYGKCTTDHISMAGPWLRYRGHLDNISNNCLIGAVNAYNMKTNFVKSQLDGAYDAVPKTQRAYKAAGIKTIVVGDHNYGEGSSREHAAMEPRHLGVVAVLVKSFARIHETNLKKQGMLGLTFANENDYDLIQENDTFNFLDLDAFSPGKPLIIEVVHTDGSKDMIKANHTYNTSQIEWYAEGSALNLIKKQNA, from the coding sequence ATGGCTTTTGATATTGAAATGATTAAAAAGGTTTACGAAAGAGTTGCAGAACGGGTAGACACTGCTAAAAGTTTGATTGGTAAACCATTAACCCTTGCCGAGAAAATATTATACGCTCATTTGTGGGATGGAAATCCAAATAAAATATTTACAAGAGGAAAAGATTATGTACATTTTGCTCCGGACAGAATAGCATGCCAGGATGCAACCGCACAAATGGCATTGTTACAATTTATGCAAGCGGGCAAAGAAAAAGCAGCAGTTCCTGCTACAGTACATTGCGACCACCTCATACAGGCAAAAGTCGGAGCTTCGCAAGATTTGCAAAGTGCACTGAATACTAGCAATGAAGTATTTAATTTTTTAGAATCTGTCTCCAATAAATACGGAATAGGATTTTGGAAGCCAGGAGCAGGAATTATTCACCAGGTAGTTTTGGAAAATTATGCCTTTCCGGGAGGAATGATGATTGGTACGGATTCCCATACGGTAAATGCCGGCGGATTGGGTATGCTGGCGATCGGTGTCGGCGGAGCAGACGCGGTGGATGTAATGGCAGGTATGCCGTGGGAATTAAAATTCCCTAAATTGATTGGTGTTAAGCTAACAGGAAAATTGTCCGGATGGACAGCACCCAAAGATGTTATTTTAAAAGTAGCCGAAATTCTAACGGTAAAAGGAGGTACCGGAGCCATTGTTGAGTATTTTGGTCAGGGAGCTACAGATATGTCCTGTACCGGTAAAGGAACCGTATGTAATATGGGCGCAGAAATAGGAGCTACTACTTCTACTTTTGGTTATGACGAATCTATGGAACGTTATTTGAAAGCTACAGATAGGGCAGATGTGGCCGAAGCAGCAAATAAAGTGAAAGAATATTTGACAGGAGATAAGGAAGTTTATGAAAACCCTGAACAATATTTCGATCAGGTCATAGAAATTAACTTATCCGAATTGACTCCTTTGCTAAATGGCCCTTTTACTCCCGATTTATCCACACCCGTAGGAAAACAAATGACGGAAAAAGCAAATGCCAACAGTTGGCCTTTACAGGTCGAGTGGGGACTGATAGGTTCCTGTACAAATTCATCTTATGAAGATTTATCCAGAGCTTCGTCTATTGCCCAACAAGCATTGGATAGAGGATTAACCACCAAAGCAGAATTTGGAATCAATCCCGGATCGGAACAGGTGCGTTATACTGCGGAAAGAGATGGTATATTGGAAGTATTCGAAAAACTAAACGCAAAAATATTTACGAATGCCTGTGGCCCGTGCATTGGCCAATGGGCACGTTATGAAGACCCGAAAAATGCACCCAAAAACAGCATTGTACATTCCTTTAACAGGAATTTTGCCAAAAGAGCAGATGGCAACCCTAATACCCATGCTTTTGTATCATCTCCGGAGATAGTGGCAGCTATAGCCATAGCCGGGCGATTGGATTTTAACCCGATCACAGATACATTAATTAATAAAAACGGAGAAGAAGTAATGTTAGAAGAGCCCAAAGGCTGGGAGTTACCACCTAAAGGCTTTGAAGTAGAAGATGATGGATATATAGCTCCCGAAATAGACGGAAGCAAAGTAGAAGTTGTAGTAAGTCCGACATCAGACAGGTTACAACTATTAACGCCTTTTACACCCATTGGCAATGAAATCAAAGGAGCAAAATTATTAATAAAAGCGTACGGAAAATGCACTACAGATCATATTTCCATGGCAGGGCCCTGGTTGCGTTACAGAGGTCATCTGGATAATATTTCCAATAACTGCTTAATTGGTGCTGTAAATGCCTATAATATGAAAACTAATTTTGTAAAAAGCCAGCTTGACGGAGCGTATGACGCAGTGCCAAAAACACAGCGCGCATACAAAGCAGCCGGAATTAAGACAATAGTTGTCGGAGATCATAACTACGGAGAAGGATCATCCAGAGAACATGCAGCCATGGAACCACGTCATCTGGGAGTAGTAGCTGTCTTAGTAAAATCTTTTGCAAGAATACACGAAACAAACCTAAAAAAACAAGGCATGTTGGGGTTGACCTTTGCAAATGAAAATGATTACGATCTAATTCAAGAAAATGATACCTTTAACTTCTTGGATTTAGATGCTTTTTCTCCCGGAAAACCATTAATTATAGAAGTGGTTCATACAGACGGAAGTAAAGATATGATAAAGGCAAACCACACATACAATACTAGTCAAATTGAATGGTATGCTGAAGGATCCGCTTTAAATTTGATAAAAAAACAGAATGCATGA
- a CDS encoding peptidoglycan DD-metalloendopeptidase family protein — protein sequence MTNIADHILSNIRPAKIIDAPTSAYVPIDISKQNKELETFNIASSKEWEMYITNYLKKRNAKVAYGGYFEVRDIYKRSPHFASRDKTHERNIHLGIDLWSRAGTPVLAPLEGTIHSFKNNTNYGDYGPTIILQHTVKTVPFYTLYGHLSLDSIHHIKTRQTIKKGEVIGYLGAASVNGSYAPHVHFQIVLDLENHLGDYSGVASKEAFDFYRKNCPDPSLIVALYQEEY from the coding sequence TTGACGAATATAGCCGACCATATACTATCAAATATAAGACCGGCTAAAATTATCGATGCTCCCACCAGTGCATATGTCCCCATTGATATTTCTAAACAGAATAAAGAATTAGAAACGTTTAATATAGCATCTTCCAAAGAATGGGAAATGTATATAACCAATTACCTCAAAAAAAGAAATGCAAAAGTTGCTTATGGCGGTTACTTTGAAGTAAGAGATATTTATAAAAGAAGCCCACACTTTGCAAGTCGGGATAAAACACATGAAAGAAATATTCATCTGGGAATTGATTTGTGGAGCCGTGCAGGAACACCGGTTTTGGCACCACTGGAAGGAACGATTCATAGTTTTAAAAACAATACGAATTATGGTGATTACGGGCCCACTATTATCCTGCAACATACGGTAAAAACAGTACCTTTTTATACCTTATACGGGCATTTGAGTTTAGATTCTATTCATCATATTAAAACCCGACAAACAATAAAAAAAGGTGAAGTTATCGGATATTTGGGAGCTGCTTCCGTAAACGGAAGTTATGCTCCGCATGTACATTTTCAGATCGTTTTAGACCTTGAAAACCACTTAGGAGATTATTCGGGAGTAGCTTCAAAAGAAGCCTTTGATTTTTACAGGAAAAATTGCCCCGACCCTTCATTAATAGTAGCGTTATACCAAGAAGAATACTAA
- a CDS encoding M28 family peptidase has product MKKIIIAVSVFTFLACSANKDTTAKKQNADKNTTATDFSVKYANTITAKDLGTHLFTYASDEFEGRNTGEPGQKKAVAYLKSFYKNEGIISPLGDDDYFQEVPATWLNKNSRRGSLKDSENVVALIKGSEKPDEIVVISAHLDHEGVKNGEIYNGADDDGSGTVAMLEIAQAFNEAVKAGKGPKRSILFLHVTGEEKGLLGSKYYTENPIFPLANTVTDLNIDMIGRVDSRHKGNPNYVYLIGSDKLSTELHDISEAINKKYTNIELDYKYNDENDPNRFYYRSDHYNFAKHNIPIIFYFNGTHADYHRPTDTPDKINYEMLQSRTRLIFHTAWEIANREERIIADKAVSKKESE; this is encoded by the coding sequence ATGAAAAAAATAATAATTGCGGTCAGTGTATTCACTTTTTTAGCATGTAGTGCTAACAAAGATACTACTGCAAAAAAACAAAATGCTGATAAAAATACTACTGCCACAGATTTTTCCGTAAAATATGCAAATACCATTACCGCAAAAGATTTAGGCACTCATTTATTTACCTACGCTTCAGATGAGTTTGAAGGTCGAAATACAGGAGAGCCCGGGCAAAAAAAAGCAGTTGCATATTTAAAAAGTTTCTATAAAAATGAAGGTATTATATCTCCCTTAGGGGATGATGATTACTTCCAGGAAGTCCCCGCTACATGGTTAAATAAAAATTCCAGGCGAGGAAGTTTAAAAGATTCCGAAAATGTAGTTGCTCTTATCAAAGGTTCTGAAAAACCGGATGAAATTGTTGTGATCTCTGCACATTTGGATCACGAAGGCGTTAAGAATGGTGAAATTTACAATGGTGCCGACGATGACGGTTCCGGAACAGTGGCAATGCTGGAAATTGCACAAGCTTTTAACGAAGCCGTAAAAGCCGGTAAAGGCCCAAAACGCTCTATTTTGTTTCTGCATGTAACCGGTGAAGAAAAAGGACTGTTAGGCTCTAAATACTATACGGAAAATCCGATATTTCCTCTCGCAAATACCGTAACGGATTTGAATATTGATATGATTGGCAGAGTAGATTCAAGGCATAAAGGAAATCCTAATTATGTATATTTAATCGGTTCTGATAAATTGAGTACGGAACTGCATGATATATCCGAAGCCATCAATAAAAAATATACAAACATTGAGTTGGATTATAAATATAACGATGAAAATGATCCTAATCGTTTTTACTATAGATCTGACCATTATAACTTTGCCAAGCACAACATACCTATTATTTTTTACTTCAACGGCACGCATGCGGATTATCACAGGCCAACCGATACTCCGGATAAAATCAATTATGAAATGTTGCAAAGCAGAACTCGTTTAATATTTCATACTGCCTGGGAAATAGCAAATAGAGAGGAAAGAATTATTGCAGATAAAGCAGTGAGTAAAAAAGAATCCGAATAA
- a CDS encoding ATP-binding cassette domain-containing protein has protein sequence MIQKDRHIVLKTEQLSIGYSSPKKQHIVASDITISLSGGSFVALLGKNGIGKSTLLRTITRVQDSLSGTITLKDKDIARYSNSELATILSLVLTERLPESQLTVYELVALGRQPYTNWVDVLSKEDTKKVHMAIEMMEIAHLTYRPFYELSDGQLQRVLIARALAQDTDIIVLDEPTSHLDIHHTINIFALLQKLVVTTNKTVLISTHEVNLAIRFANSFILIDEHKCHSGTLDTLSRENAFDHLFHSDFIKFDRRLNQFVIQKNN, from the coding sequence ATCATACAAAAAGACAGACATATCGTTTTAAAAACGGAGCAGTTATCTATTGGATATTCTTCTCCCAAAAAGCAGCATATCGTAGCTTCCGATATTACTATTTCGCTATCCGGTGGGAGTTTTGTCGCATTATTAGGTAAAAACGGAATAGGAAAATCTACTTTATTAAGGACTATTACCCGTGTACAAGACTCATTATCAGGCACTATCACTTTAAAAGACAAAGATATTGCTCGCTATTCAAATTCGGAACTGGCAACCATTTTGAGTTTGGTATTAACAGAACGATTGCCTGAAAGCCAATTAACCGTATACGAGTTAGTAGCACTAGGCAGGCAACCTTATACAAACTGGGTAGATGTACTTTCCAAAGAAGATACTAAAAAAGTACACATGGCCATTGAAATGATGGAAATAGCACATCTGACATACCGCCCTTTTTATGAATTAAGCGATGGTCAATTACAACGTGTTTTGATTGCAAGGGCTCTGGCACAGGATACGGATATAATTGTATTGGATGAACCTACATCACATCTGGATATTCACCATACCATTAACATATTTGCGCTTTTACAAAAATTAGTAGTAACTACAAATAAAACAGTTCTTATTTCCACACACGAAGTAAATCTCGCCATCCGGTTTGCAAATAGTTTTATCCTGATTGACGAACATAAATGTCATTCCGGCACATTGGATACATTAAGCCGGGAAAATGCATTTGATCATTTGTTTCATTCGGATTTTATTAAATTTGACAGAAGATTAAATCAATTTGTGATTCAAAAAAATAATTAG